The genome window CCATGTTCAATCCAGGCACAACATCGCGAACAGGATTCGACCCGATCCTGGTCACGCCTCGTCCTCAGATGTCACGAGCCCATACTTCGCGAGACGGAGCGGTGCCCAAGAGATCCTGGAAGCGACCGGCGGTCTTTGCGGAGCTGAGCGGTGCGGCGGTCGTCGCGATCGCCCTCGGCGGGTTCATGTTCGTCAAGACTCCGCGGGTCGCGGAGGGGGAGACGAATACGCGTGAGACAGCCGTCGCGGCGGCGACCGCCTATCGGCCGGCCGCATCGAACACGCCAGACATCGTCCCGGACGATGCTCGCGACGTGGTTCAGGATCAGGCGGATCGGCCCGGGCGGCTCACCGGCAAGGCCGCGGTCAAACGGGTCGTGGAGACCCTGGCCAACGGCATCGACCAGTTCGAGCAGGTGCCGGGATATCAGGCGAAGTTCTTCAAGCAGGAGCGGATCGACGGCGCCTTGAGTGACGACGAAGAGATTGACCTCAAGCTCGCCCACACGCCGTTTCGGGTCTACATGAAGTGGCGTTCGGGGGAAGTCGGTCAGCAGGCTCTCTACATCGATGGGGAGTACGACAATCAGGTCCTCGTTCAGCCGGGTGGTCTGAAGGGACGGCTCGCCGGGACGCTCAAGATGGATCCGCGGGATGAGCGGGCGATGGCCTGCTCCCGTTACCCGATCACGAACCTGGGGATGGTCGAACTCGCCAGGCTCATCCAGGCGGTCCTGGTGAAGGACCTGGAAACGAACGCGGCGATGACCTGCCAGCTCGTTGACGAGGGGACGTATGAAGGCCGCCCCTGCAGCCACTTCACCGCGACCTACCAGACGCCGCAACCGGGACATCCGTACCGCAAGGTCGAGCTCTGCCTCGACAAGGAATTTGAGATGCCGGTCCTCGCCCGGACTCACGGCTGGGACGAGAACGGGAGCCCGGCTCCCGACGAGGACACGCTCCTCGAGTGCTACCGGTATCATGAGATCGCCGTGTATGACGAAGTTCCCGAGAAGGACTTCGACCCCAAGAACCGGAAGTATGCCCTGCGGCTGAAGTAACGACGTCCAGACAGCGGACGTCTCCTCGCCCCGGACTGTTTGCCTTCACGGCAGGCTTTCCGGGGTGATTTCTTTTCCGGATTCGTCTCACGGTTCGGCCTCCGCGGACGTACTTTGCGGAAAGCCATTGCCGATCTCGAACCTCCTGGCCGGCATCACCGGGGCCTCCGGACCTCCTGAGTGGACAGCCGGCGCTTCGCGGCCAGGAGACGATCGGGCAGAATGGCCTCCTTCCACACGGACCAAACGCTCGCCGAGGTTGTCATGGGACTGCTGTCCGCGTCTTCGCTTCGCTCCCGCCGGTCATTCCGCCTGTCGACCGCCTCCCGTTGCCTCCTCTCCGCCGCAGTCGCCTTCGGCGGAATGGTCTCCAGCGGCCTTGCCGCCGAGAAGGTCGAGCGGCTGCCGGCGGCGGACATCGGTCTGCAGCTCGGTCCCGAGACCACGATCATCACCCAGCCGTTGACGGCGGACGGCTATCCGGACTTCATCGCCTACATCAATCAGCGGAACGGAGCCGGGGTCGAAGCGAGTCAGAACTTCTGGGCGGGGGCGTGGGTCGCCATGGGGAACGGCGAACAGTCGTCTCCGGAGTTCATCCATGAGGTCGAGCGGATCCTGGGAGTCCAGATCGGGATGGAGCCGAAGATCCGGGACCTGGCGGTTGTGGCCGGGGTCACGGGAGAAGCGGCCAACGCGCTCTATGAGCTGCAGTCGAAGACGATGTCGGAGCCGTGGAAGCGGGCCGACTACCCGCAGGTCCAGGCCTGGCTCGAAGCCAACGAAGCGGTGATGGCCGGCGTGACCGCTGCGGCGAAGCGGCCGAAGGCGTTCTCCCCCGCAATCAGCAGTACGAACCCCGCACTGATCGGCGTCCTGCTGCCGCACATTCAGAAGAGCCGGGAGTTCGCCCGGCTGCTCACCGCCCGCGCGATGCGGAGCCTGGGTGAAGGGGATTCGGAGGCGGCCTGGAACGACCTGATGACGGTCCACCGGATCGCGCGGCACGTCGAGAAGGGCTGGACCCTCATTGAGCAGCTTGTCGCCGTGGCGATCCGCTCGATCGGGCAGGAGGGGGTCGCGCAGTGGCTGGTCCACTCCGGCGCGACCGCCGATCAGCTCCAGGCGAAATGGCAGGAGCTCGCTCCGCTCAGCAGTCCCCGGTCATTCGGCGACATGATGCAGACGGAGCGGCTGATGTACGCCGACACCGTCATGGCGATGGTTTCGGGGTCGGTCAAGATGCAGGAGCTGACCGGCATGGTCGGCAACGGAGCGATCCAGCAGGAGCTCTCCTGGAGCCAGTCGGTCTCCGACCGGATCGCGAAGGGGGCCGAGGATACGTTCTCAAAGCTCGTTGCCGCCGCGACCGACGTGAACGTCACGCTCCGCTACGGCAACCGGATGTACGACGAACTCTCGGCCACCATGACCCCAGCGACGCATCAGGAGCGGCTGCAGCGGATCAAGGCGTTCGAAAAGCACATCGAGAAGGAGATCGGCCCGATCCGCGGCGGAGCAGGGAGCGTTCTGGCCGAATACTTCTTCTCGTCTCGTGAAGAGGCGGCGGAAGTCCCCGCGAAGGTCCTGATCTCGCTGCTGATTCCCGCTGTGACGGGATGCGAAAAGGCCCAGACCTCGGGGGAAGCCCGGGCGGCGGTCCTTGAGACCGCGTTCCGGATCCAGCAGCACCTGCTCAAGACCGACAAGCTCCCCGCCTCGCTCGACGAGCTGGCGGATGGCAAGCCGGTGCCGGCCGATCCGTTCACCGGAGCTCCGCTGAAGCTGAAGTCCGACGAGCGGGGGCTGGTGGTCTACAGCGTCGGCCGGAACGAGAAGGACGACGCGGGCAAGACCTTCAGCGATGGGCAGGACCTCGACGACCACCGCGTCGTGATCATTGTCCCGTAGTCTTCGTGTCTGTAGGCCATCCCGAGGGACGGATCACGAGGATCGCGTTGTGGTCCCGTCCGCGGATACAGACTCGGCGCTGCGGTTCCACGGAATCGGGTCCGGACCAGGACTCGCCTCCCACCTCAAGAGTTTGCGATGGGCCTCCTCTGTTCTTCGATGCCGCTGCGCACTCGTCGGTTCGCAGCTCTCATCCCTCACGTGACGCGCTGCTCCCTGGCGATCGTTGCCATCGGAGGATTCGCCTCTGTCGGAGAAGCGGGGGAGACGCTCCGCCGTCGATCCGCGGCGGAGATCGGGCTGCAGTTCGGTCGCGATACGACGGTCATCAGCGAGCCCCGGACGGCGGACGGCTATCCCGACTACGTCACCGCTCTCAACCGGCGGATGGGAGCGGGCGTCACTCTCGACGAGAACTTCTGGGCGGCCATGTGGGTGGCGATGGGGAACGCCGATCAGTCCCCCCCGGAATACATCCATGCGATGGAGCGGGCTCTGGGGGTGCCGATTGGACTGCAGCCGAAGTTCACCAGCCGAGCACGGCTGGCGGGGGGCTCGGGCGAGGCTGCGAACCAGTTTTACGAGTCAGTCCATCGGGCGGCGGCCGCTCCCTGGAAACGAGAGGACTTTCCGCGCGTTCAGGCCTGGCTGGAAAGAAACAAGGAGGCTCTGGCCGCCGGCACCGCAGCGGCGAAGCGGCCCAAGGCGTTCGCTCCCGTCGTCGACTGGCCTAAGCCGGAGGTCGCGGGAGCTCTGCTTCCACACGTGCAGGCGTGTCGTGAATTCGCCTGGCTGCTGACGGTTCGCGCCATGCAAAGCGTCGGCGAAGGGGACTCGGACGCCGCCTGGGCGGACCTGATGACGGTCTACCGCATGGCCGGACATGTCGAGCAGGGCTGGACGATGGTGGAGCTGTTTACGGCGATCGCGCTGCGGACCATCGCGCAGCCGGCCGTTGTCCAGTATCTGT of Planctomyces sp. SH-PL14 contains these proteins:
- a CDS encoding DUF1571 domain-containing protein — its product is MPKRSWKRPAVFAELSGAAVVAIALGGFMFVKTPRVAEGETNTRETAVAAATAYRPAASNTPDIVPDDARDVVQDQADRPGRLTGKAAVKRVVETLANGIDQFEQVPGYQAKFFKQERIDGALSDDEEIDLKLAHTPFRVYMKWRSGEVGQQALYIDGEYDNQVLVQPGGLKGRLAGTLKMDPRDERAMACSRYPITNLGMVELARLIQAVLVKDLETNAAMTCQLVDEGTYEGRPCSHFTATYQTPQPGHPYRKVELCLDKEFEMPVLARTHGWDENGSPAPDEDTLLECYRYHEIAVYDEVPEKDFDPKNRKYALRLK